The sequence aatatttttgtgtaaactgtttacttttaaagcacaattttgtcaaatttttacAAGAATGTAAATTGTGTGGGAGAAAATTTACAAACAGGTACTCGAATACCGGGTTGCAAAcgtaattaagtaataattgGACTGCGATTAAGATTTGTTTAGATAACACTTAGTAAGCAGAATAgtatgaaagaaatgaaaataaatagtaagatctaatgaatttttcgatttaatttcaatttcttaatgGGAGAAATAAGATTTTAGTTGGTCAAATGAATGCctgtaaattattatatgataACCATATTTGCCAAATTCCACGATTCTTTCCACAaatctattttgttttataaatgaaaatataagttCATACTTTCTGCACGGTATTTAAAGGTAGTCAAATCAATTGTCTAATTGATATTAAACTAattggtattttaaaaataataaaatattgcattacAAATATCTATCTAAAGACAGTATTTTAAAGATTACGTTAACATAATAACAGTATATATCTCATTTACAGTGGATATAAACGTGCATCATTGAATTCTTGACGAAATAAGTAActtgaaaggaaaataaattgtatgCTTCCCGTCGAAAACGAAAAAATTCCTTAAACGTTATCGCATCTAAGCATAGGAATTTAACGGCCGTTTCAAGGAGATGTTAGGAAATTTCCATTCTATGGAAAACTTTTAAACAGTAATCCAAGCAAGAGTAGAAGCCGTACTTTTTCACGGAAACTTTTCCTTCGCAAGGCACAATAGATCAACAGTGACTAATGCGCACCAATAAATTCCTACTTTATATAAACGTTTTGCAGCTTgcttaataatgaatttaaaattcataacatacttgtaaatatttatacgacgCGTTATGTTAAttcaaaattatcaattttacaatattaagttttaataaatatcctatctgtatacatatacatttttaatgagTATAGATactaattattttgaatatagtAAAAATGACgatacataaaaatgaattttaaaatatcatttgatAACTTATTTGTTAAACAAtgagttttttaaaattcttttccttgAAATCTAAAACGAATTAACTAAGAAACGTTGACAAATCCTTCCCATTGTCAAAGTTTCAGGAGTCGCTCACACCGAATTAAGAACTAGGAATAATTATGGTGTCTATTTTCATTTctccccttttttttctttatcttcgAACTTTGATGTTACGCAAGAAATAGTGAGATATAGTCAACAACCGGTCCCAAGCCTAGATTTCGgttttattttgtgttttgAAGCTACTATTTAGAGAGTGGTGCCAAGATGCTCACTCTCAGATGAGGATCGAAAATAACTAAGCCTTTTGCTATCTTCTGGTCATTGACCGACAAGCTTTGTGACCCCcgataataaatttgtacatttgatttttcattgtggCCATAAATCATTTGTGGATACATCAGGCATCTCGATTATTGCATAAAAGCTCATAAGGTATCAAATTGGTACTAGATACACAAGGGTTTCTTTACCGGTCTTGTGGTTGAGATTCAAGACTCGTTTTCTATGGCCGAAGACAGATTTAGGAGAAGAAAAGGTATTAAAAAAACTTGACAgacataaaagtaataaaaactgAGTTATttgcaaaagtatataatataagattataaaatttcatctaCATTAGAGTAAGGCTACAAATTTATACAATACATTGTAGTACAATTTatgatacaatattaaacaaaagtaTTCGCTATGAACTGTaacatttatcaattttttaatagtaaAGAAATGTTTAGAACAAAAACTAAACGCATATAATTTTCATCACTCATTGTTGACATTTATAAATGAAGTACAAACAGGTTTCGAATAGTAGCTGTTATGTGATTTACTGAACTtcgaaattaattgttttaaaaacaTAACATAAGATTACTGATTCTGTGAAATCGTTAACAAGTACCTTTCAAATACCCTTGAAAGAAAGACCTGCGAAATATCGAGAGGAATGGAGCAGGCCTGTCTAAACGGTACGGACCTAGGGATGAGTGCAGTAACTTTGATGTTAATCTTTTtcactttgtttatatttttttgttacattaaaattGCTTATTTCGACATTCattgaacatttaaataattaaatttgtcgCTCATTATTAACTTGtataaatttctgaaaaaataGGCACCAAAAATTCTGAATTCTTACCCAATTTGATATGAAAAGTGTTATACACAGCAGTGAAACGGATTGCAAATACCTGTGTACTTCTATTTTCCAATGCAGGTTAATACATTGTGGTCAATGTGACAACaagcaaatattaataaatgcaatataaaatgactgtgtatacaatatacaaaataaatttgaacaGTTATTTCGAAATgtgtataatgtatattaaatataaagttaaaatgattctgaattattattagtaagagCAACCACTGTAAAGTACATCTCCTCTGGATCACGTGCCATATATTCTTTACAGACGCGAGCAGCGTCTTCTAATAATGTCTCTGGACTAGTTGGACCATGAGTAATAGGCCCAGCCTTACGGCCATctgaaaatttcaacatttaatcAGATAAATACATCTTAACAATATTACgtgttaatcaattaattattcttgttattaacataaaaatatttacctaattcatataaaacaccatttttttgtataaatgcCACAAAATGATGATATACTGGTGCTTCTTCACTTGGTGcctatgaaatattttgtatcacatttttataattatttgtcaaattcaagAATCATACCTCCGTTTGACCTTCATGTGCCATTTCTTCATGAGCTACgctaatttcatttgatttcataagAAGTCCTCCAATCTCTGAATAAGAGAGATTTTTTGATTTGTCTAAAAAGGTTTTCAGAAAACCATCCTTAAGATTTATACTGTAAAATCAATGAAATGTAACATGTATTATTAGATCTAAACTGCACTGATTTTTATACTTCGAATAATAAACTTACGTATCAAGATTATTTGCAACGCTATGAATTAATGCAATTGTACCACATGCATTATGaatgtattgtttcatataataaaCTAAAGGATCTATGGGACCTGAATTAGTAGTATCTTGTTCTTTAACATTTCCTTCACTATCCTCTAATGTGTTATCACTctacaaatataaacattatataaatgtataaataaataaatatattaatcctaaataaatataatcacaTACATCTAATTTATGAACCTTTTTTTGTAAaggataaagtaaaataatagcAACGACTGGCTTAGGTACAAGTGCCAATAAATCTGGTTCCAATCCATAAACATCCACAATACTCCATTCTTTTGGTACACCAAGCTGGTGTAAGAACTACAAacatacatattattaatacattttgtaaaaatacaattaataataaattttatgttaaaagaaacatattttgCTAATTATATGATGTCATGTGAAAAATAGTGATTTGTTAatggataaatattttaatatttacggcACATAACGATTAATGTCGGAAGTTCTTATTAACAATTGAAAATCACGATGATTTACCTTCGTCATAACCTAAAACAgagtatagaaatatttaaatcatgTTATAAAAGCAATATACGtgtaatttaagaatataaaaatttacctCGGGATTTGATTCCAACGGTATCCAAAAAGTCatgataatttttttatatttattaaaaaaattagaataaccCGACAGATAGTGGCGTTATAGAATCTACAATCGATTTACTACATGCGCACATGCAACACTGCACCGGAgttgtgtattttaatttaaaattattatttaaatgttcttCAACAGAagatttcaaaagaaaaattaattgaaatagattctattaatttacaaaaatatacttgttatattcaaaaatatttatatacagaatATGAAGGATTGTTGTAGATCATATGACAACTCGACGAATTTACCGCAAGCTCATTCTTTAACACATCAGAAACATACATactcgttaaaatatttttgttgttatgTTCGAAATAGTTACtgacaaaataatttaaaacttatttttacaatatttcatattcatgtttcattaaaacttgCTTTTAGTAAGATAttcaataaacattatttttttttgttccttcaCTTATAACTGCCGCTTGTCACAATTTTGTTAGCATAAAAGGTGAAAAGAaatcttatataattaattctacCGTATTGatgcttaattaataatttattattagtattttatctatataatttataagaatattatctATAGAGGTACATATAATCTTATGAACTTCAACCTAATGTTTGATAATGTATTTTACTTATCTGATAGAAGTATAACCGTTTTCTTAAACACTTCAACATGTTACATATTTTCAGTACacaataaagaaaatgattctATGGATTTATGTATTATTGATCCATATTCTGTGTATATTGTATGGATCATCAGAAgatcaatatattataatatcgtCAGACATAAAAAATGATGAAGTACCTGAATATCAAAAAATAGatgcaaataaatatattccaacATGGGAAAGCTTAGATAGTCGACCACTTCCAAATTGGTATGATAATGCAAAAATTGGTATCTTTATTCATTGGGGGGTATTTAGTGTTCCTAGTTTTGGCTCAGAATGGTTTTGGAACAATTGGCGAGGTaagattattttctaatgattgcaatatttatatatttctttcttttttaaagaaCAACATTATTTGATATATAGTTGTTCGAAATAATAGTGTTCTACTACTTttagaagagaaaaataatgcTAAATATCATGATTTTATGAAAGAAAGATATCCTCCGAACTTTACATATCAAGACTTCGCTCGTGATTTTACTGCTGAATTTTTCAATGCTACTCAATGGagtgaaatatttcaagcttCGGGTGCAAAGTATATTGTATTGACAAGTAAACATCATGAAGGTTACACCTTGTGGccttcaaaatattcttttagttGGAATTCTATGGATGTAGGACCACAAAAAGATCTTATAGGTATTAATTACAACTAAtctgtttctttaatattgtaaatatatgttaatattatatgattattaaatgaaagctgatatttatttaaattaggtGAATTAGCAACAGCGATACGAAGTTCAACTAATTTGAAATTTGGTCTCTATCATTCTATGTATGAATGGTATAATCCTCTTTATTTGTTTGACAAAGGAAATAACTTTACTACAGAAATTTTTGTTCAGCAAAAGATAATACCTGAATTACATGaactaattgaaaaatataaaccgGAAATTGTATGGTCAGATGGTGATTGGGATGCATCCGATTCTTATTGGAAATCAAAAGAATTTTTGTGTTGGTTATACAATGAAAGTCCTGTAAAAGAGACAGTTGTTGTTAATGATAGATGGGGTGCTAACATACCATGTCATCATGGTGATTTTTATACATGTACGGACCGTTATAATCCAGGTGAATATTAGAATTTGCTAATGAAATAACATTAGTATTGTATGTggctaaaatattttttttaaaatcattagGAGTACTTCAACCTCATAAATGGGAAAACTGCATGACTATTGATAAAAAGTCTTGGGGTTTTCGTAGAAACGCTCGTTTATCAGAATACCTCACATTACAAGAATTGGTGAAAGAATTAGTAGTTACTGTAAGTTGCGGaggaaatttattaatgaatgtaGGACCGACAAAAGATGGTATTATTTCCCCAATTTTTGAAGAAAGACTACGTGGAATGGGtatgtaaattgttttatgCATATCTGATGTAAGATAGGATATTATAAGAAGTGCTTATTTAATAGGTAATTGGTTAGCAACAAATGGAGAAGCTATTTATAATACCAAACCATGGAATGTGCAAAATGATACTTTAACTACTGACATTTGGTATACCCAAAGCAAAGATGagaaacaaatatatgtattagtaCTTCATTGGCCAgagaataatatattgtacttAGGATCACTTAAAGTATCTGTAAACACATCAATTTTCTTGCTCGGATCAGATCAGCCAATGAAAGTAAGTACTTTTAATCGTGTTACATAAAAAGTTATCAgtggaaaaattgtataaacggtatggtttgtaattaatatgtataataatattatatatgaaattttagtggaaacaaaatggagaaaaattaACTATATTCATGTCATCGGAATTTCATAAAGGACAACCAGCTtggacattaaaaataaaacaaaagtaaattatacTACTTAATAACTATAATGAACATCTttagaaattctattttattgagaacaatgtttatatataaatgCGTATATAAACTTCAACAAGGACATATCCATTAcctcttataaaaatatacctttATAACTGtgtgttttatataatgcagatacttatacatttttgtaatacattaatataaattttaacttttttataAACAACTTCAATTACTGAAGTTGAGCTACTTCATACAGATAAGCACCAAGTAATTTCGTCTGAAATAAAAGTCAATTATTATAgaatctgaataaaatatttctgaaagatATTTTATCTCTTATGAAAAAATACTTACACCCTCGATGTAATTGCGGAcatttaacttttcattttgTGAATGAGCTCCATCATCACCAGCACCAACTGGTAAGAGCAAAACATTTTTACCTGTTACTTCTTGGAATGTTAAAGTAACTGGAATTGAACCACCTTCACGTGATAAATCGGGATCAACTTTATAGACATGTTTAGTAGCCTTTCGCCCAGCTACATAATGCGGATGATCAGGATTTTCAGACCATGGTTTTCCACCATGAACCAAACTAACATTCATTATATTTGGACTGCCTCTAGCAGcccattttttatttaaatatgtttttactCTTTCAAAGGTCTCATCAGGAGTCATATCTGGCACCAATCTAATTGAAAATTTACCAATAACTTTTCTTGGAATGACAGTTTTTGCGCCTGGTTCACTGAATGCGCCTTCTATTCCATGAAGGGATAAGCTAGGTTGTCTCCATCGATGCATCAGAAGTTGAATCTAATAATCAAACAAAGAACATTAATAcctatgtattattatatttctatctaATAAACATTTAACATGAAATTACCAAATTACAAGTACATACCTTATCTTCGTTATGAGCCAATCGATTAGTTCCAATAGATTTTTTATATTCACTCACATcaaattctattgttttataagcaTCTAATTCTTTAGTTGTAATCTTAGCAACATTATCATAAATGCCTTCTATTAAAATCTTTCCATTAACATCGACCAatgtatttaacaaataaattaagtcTGCCATTGCTTCATGTACGCTTCCACCAAATGTACCACTGTGTAAATCTTTAGCAGCACAAGTTACTTCCACTTCGAAGTAAGATATACCTCTCAAACCATATGTAATGCAGGGTTTTGTAGTACCCAACCAATAATTATCAGAAATGCATACATAATCTATATCTTGTAGGAATGTATCTTTGCGTGCCCATAAAAGATCATCTAATCCTTCGCTTCCACTTTCTTCCATACCTTCAAAAACAAACTATAATCGAGGAAGAATTAATAACAAATGGTTATAAAGTTACCaagattttaaaataatgacAGTACTTTCAGATTTACAGGAACATCAACTCCAATAGCTTTAAAAGCTTGTAATGCATGAATCCAGCAAAGTACAGGACCTTTGTCATCTGTACTTCCACGCCCATACAATTTGTTATCTTTCTCTACAAGAGTAAATGGATCTGTATCCCAACCATCTTCTTTCAATGCTGGTTGAACATCTAAATGCCCATATAAAAGAACAGTTTTTTTCTTTGGATCAGACCCAAGGTTTCCTAATAAGACAGGTGGCAATGGAATTTCATCTCCATTTGGAAGCATTTGCTTTCCTATATCTGCTAATTCTGTAGTAGCACCCAGTTCTTTTAATCTACTTTCCGCCCATttcatcattttaattatttcatttctatggtCGGGCCATGCAGAAACAGATTTTATAGCCACTACCTCATGCAAGTTATTTATGTATTCTGTTTTATGTTTGTCAatataactaaaaattaaatggaaaataatttatagttgtatagcttttattataaatacatctcgattaaatgaaaattttatgatattataataatattgtttaatgaatacctaaacaaattatttaaagttgCTGGAAGTTCTGAAGccataatttgattttatgaggggaaaccaatttctttaaaacaCTATTACACCTTCCTGCACAGTATCTTTAACAATGTGAAAAATTATTCAGCAATGGCACGAATATATAGATAGTCTTATCGATGCATATGAGATAAATATGCATTTAGAAGTGATAAAAACCCTATTATTCGTTTAATTTAGCATACATAATTTTTGCAGTATTGGCATATTCACGGTAAGAAAGAGCTCTATTATTTGatgtataaaaagaatttttcataagttttatattatGGGTCTACTAATTTAGATAAAACagtatttgtgaaatatttaatcatttgaaaatacagaaattaagtgtggtattttatataaaaaaaaaaaggaaattaattataacgATAGAGATTCAGAAGCCAAATGGACCAATGATAAATTGACCATATGTTAAATAAAGCTGCTTCTGTTACTTTGAttgatcaaatttatttttatattaaatgaacaaTATAATATCTTCCTTCCAGTTTCAATaagtttgtaaataaatattattactttaataagttacaattttggaaaaattacaataatgcTTTTATTACTAAACATATATAGATATAcagattgtaaatattatataagcgTACACAATGTCAGTAATATGGTCTAAAGGTCCCCAGCTGTCAGATTCTTATCATATTTTCCTTTCACGGACATACATTTCATAGGGAATATAATTTCAGAATTCCGtaatagatatttataattaaaaaatctaggaatgaaattcaaataccgaatgagatattttatataaaatttttcattgctgtatttaatatcgaaaattttaatgaaattaaaatgtatttaatgttgaagattttaatgaaattaaaatgtgatGAACATGAACTGAAGGAAGAATTTGgttattttaaattatcattttattattttgtcgaTCTTTTTTTACCAAGAAAGATATAATTCACCAATAATGTTAAAATTCGTATCTGCCGTAGTACTTAATCAGGTTACtaaatatagattatataattaGGTATCTATGTTTGCATATTAATAATGTGAATATAAAACGGTGATGAAATATGaggagaaaattaataataataaaaaaattaaatatgtcaattaaaatttgtatgtgtTGAAGATAATCACTATGAAATTTCGTATACCACGCCATCTTCAACTGAACTGCTTCGTCAAAGGACGACACTGTTCAGTTGAGagcaaaaaaagtaaaaatatacagTTGACAATTCTGACAATCGgtcattattattgtatttgttGAAATTCATCTTCATACATTCTTAATGTAACGCGGAagctgtaaataataaattgtagaaGAAGACTATACTATTGGTACATCTTTCTCGTTTAATTTGACATAAGTTTGAGACATGTCTCGTCATAGAGACGTACGGTGTATGAATTATTCCGAAGGTATGTttaacttgaatttttatttaaataaacttcttaATTCATTTAACgtcatatatttattcattaaggttacatattttttttatagagtATGAAAATTATGATGATGTTTATGGACATTCTGTTGAAGATGACTACTGCGTTTCTCCTAGTGGTAAGGTTACtatattaattagttaaatttgtcttttattttaaaatattatctaaTTGCTATACAAAAATGCatcattaatcattataaaacatTACTTACAGCagaacaatttttgtttgatCGGAGTAAACAACAGAATATTGCATCGTTTATTATGGAACCAGATATAGTAGAAGATAATGAGGATGGTGAAGAACCTACACATTCCAACAAAGAAGTCATAGTTCTTACAGATTTAGAAAAGGTTAATCTTATGTCGTGTATGGAAactattaagaatattataggAGACACGATACCTGATTCtgagataaagaaaaaaattattcaatccaATTTTAATGCTGAGGCAGCATTAGATTCCGTTCTAAAAGAATCTTCTCCAAAGAATGTTACACGTATGTAAATTATAAActtagtttttttatttaaataactgaaacatcatatgtataattaaatttttagaaCCATCTACAATTGCTAAGGATACTATAGAACATTACCCAGGTATGTAATGTATTCATATTATCTAACAGTTAAAAAAATGgagtaaaaattaaatacttcatttctagaactgttttcttttttctgttttatgtgCTGTTTTTGAATCGATCGGTAAGGTAAGATGCTACATCCATTAATCGTCAATCTTGTTCGTTTAGCATACCAAAATTATCATTCCAAAAGCAGAACAGTATTCAAAATAGCCCGTCAACATTTTCATCTTTATCTGAATTAATAACGAATCATGCTAAATTAACATCAGATActgaaaaagaatttcaaacgAATTCAAATACAGTGTCATTCAGTTCATTAGCAGATCTAACAGCATATCATTTACAAAGGTCAAATAACTCTGACAATACAAATTCTAATGAAAGAACATTTTCATCTAGTACAAATTTTGTTATACCAAAATTgtcaattaaaaaagataagAGTAATGATTTAAATAGTACAAAATTAGATTTAGCTACTGTTCACATAAATGCTAGTACACACTTAgatttaataaatgataaaagagATGGTTATTCTATGGATTCGCTTGAAAGGAGTATATCCACTGTGCTTGCTTTTTCGGAAAATTGTGGCAATAATGACAGTTCATATAATATAGAGGCAAAAGAAGATTTATCAGTGAATGTAAATTGTACTCGAACGCCATCACCAGATACTTGCTTGATAGATTTGAGTTCTGCTTTGAAAGCAGCCTCTTTAGTTTCAAATGAATGTAATCTTGAAAAGCCAAGAATGTCGAAGAACGTTGATATTGTCGTTCCCCATACAAAATTACATAGTTGCAATCAAAATAATGATGAAATTCCATATGTACTTCTTCCTACGACTTTAAATTTaagttgtttaaaaaatattgagctTACATATGCAAAAaagaatgtttcattatttGGTAGAACATTGTGTAAAAGATGGAAATTAAAGAAACCAATTCTTAAATCATATAAACAACTTCATACCATAAAACGGTTTGATTTTTCAGCCCCATAtactaaaaaataacaaaatattaatttagtatTGAAGAAATCAAtcttcaaattatattataggAAGAATAAATTTTAAGGGCTGATTTTACATGttaaagtgaaatgaaatttatgaataataaaattaaagtttcaatttaattttcaaattatttataattttttatgaagtaaaataatttcgtagaaaagtatttacttttttactattgtaattataatttcatgcACAGTCTTACAGttaatatagtgttaatatgatttattaagtaaatatttgtCAGTACTTGGAAACTAGGcggaatttgataaataaagtTTGTTAGAGAAGGACACATGGAGACAAATCACATTTTTAAGAAAAGTATTGTTCTTTCCTTGACCTGACTCACGTATTGTTATTAATGGACATTCAATTGTTAATAActtgaaattgaaacgaaaaccattatttctttatatgtattcattttattttgatacaTAGAATCGTcccttaaaatttgtttaatttgtttgcACCTTATGTATTATACTGTATTAGGTATAAAATTGTGGTATAAAGTATGacttttgaatataatttttaggaGTGTAGATATTAGGAGTGCAATCataaattgtacattttttataagTTTACAAAATCAAGAAAAAATTCTGATTATATTGAAAGTGTGAGgtaaaattaagtaacataTTAACTAATGACTATTTTATTGATGTAATTGTGtttaataaaacactaactttATGTAAAGTTTTAAGATAGAACattaatagatatttataataaaaatatacttcgaatatttcttagtatacgattttataataatttttatatatttgttcttgtatttaataatgaaaaaattacgaTAAATTATGTGAAAGGTAAAAAATTGCCATCCAAATCCACATTTCAACCTACAACATCTTCAAATGTGAAAATCATCCCTGCTGGAAAACGACCTGTAGTAAAGGGTTTCTATTTAAGTGGAGCAGAAAATGCAGATCAGTTAAATCCGCGGATTGACAGTCCTCGGTCTCAAAGTCCGTTTGCTGATCCTAATAGTCCAGAAATTAGAAGAAAGGAGCATAACCCAAaggacaaaaatataatttcttcacGTACGAATAGTCCACGATGTCAGTCTCCTGTATTAGCATCTGACTTAGATTCCAAAGTAAAAACCAGTGAAGAACAAGTTGATgctttaaaagtatataaaagtaaaagagGAGATAGCAAAGAACAGTTACATTTAGTAGTTGTTGGACATGTAGATGCAGGTAA comes from Nomia melanderi isolate GNS246 chromosome 7, iyNomMela1, whole genome shotgun sequence and encodes:
- the Cndp2 gene encoding cytosolic non-specific dipeptidase 2, producing the protein MASELPATLNNLFSYIDKHKTEYINNLHEVVAIKSVSAWPDHRNEIIKMMKWAESRLKELGATTELADIGKQMLPNGDEIPLPPVLLGNLGSDPKKKTVLLYGHLDVQPALKEDGWDTDPFTLVEKDNKLYGRGSTDDKGPVLCWIHALQAFKAIGVDVPVNLKFVFEGMEESGSEGLDDLLWARKDTFLQDIDYVCISDNYWLGTTKPCITYGLRGISYFEVEVTCAAKDLHSGTFGGSVHEAMADLIYLLNTLVDVNGKILIEGIYDNVAKITTKELDAYKTIEFDVSEYKKSIGTNRLAHNEDKIQLLMHRWRQPSLSLHGIEGAFSEPGAKTVIPRKVIGKFSIRLVPDMTPDETFERVKTYLNKKWAARGSPNIMNVSLVHGGKPWSENPDHPHYVAGRKATKHVYKVDPDLSREGGSIPVTLTFQEVTGKNVLLLPVGAGDDGAHSQNEKLNVRNYIEGTKLLGAYLYEVAQLQ
- the Fuca gene encoding alpha-L-fucosidase; amino-acid sequence: MILWIYVLLIHILCILYGSSEDQYIIISSDIKNDEVPEYQKIDANKYIPTWESLDSRPLPNWYDNAKIGIFIHWGVFSVPSFGSEWFWNNWREEKNNAKYHDFMKERYPPNFTYQDFARDFTAEFFNATQWSEIFQASGAKYIVLTSKHHEGYTLWPSKYSFSWNSMDVGPQKDLIGELATAIRSSTNLKFGLYHSMYEWYNPLYLFDKGNNFTTEIFVQQKIIPELHELIEKYKPEIVWSDGDWDASDSYWKSKEFLCWLYNESPVKETVVVNDRWGANIPCHHGDFYTCTDRYNPGVLQPHKWENCMTIDKKSWGFRRNARLSEYLTLQELVKELVVTVSCGGNLLMNVGPTKDGIISPIFEERLRGMGNWLATNGEAIYNTKPWNVQNDTLTTDIWYTQSKDEKQIYVLVLHWPENNILYLGSLKVSVNTSIFLLGSDQPMKWKQNGEKLTIFMSSEFHKGQPAWTLKIKQK
- the Uch gene encoding ubiquitin carboxyl-terminal hydrolase isoform X1, producing the protein MTFWIPLESNPEVMTKFLHQLGVPKEWSIVDVYGLEPDLLALVPKPVVAIILLYPLQKKVHKLDSDNTLEDSEGNVKEQDTTNSGPIDPLVYYMKQYIHNACGTIALIHSVANNLDTINLKDGFLKTFLDKSKNLSYSEIGGLLMKSNEISVAHEEMAHEGQTEAPSEEAPVYHHFVAFIQKNGVLYELDGRKAGPITHGPTSPETLLEDAARVCKEYMARDPEEMYFTVVALTNNNSESF
- the Uch gene encoding ubiquitin carboxyl-terminal hydrolase isoform X2 is translated as MTFWIPLESNPEVMTKFLHQLGVPKEWSIVDVYGLEPDLLALVPKPVVAIILLYPLQKKSDNTLEDSEGNVKEQDTTNSGPIDPLVYYMKQYIHNACGTIALIHSVANNLDTINLKDGFLKTFLDKSKNLSYSEIGGLLMKSNEISVAHEEMAHEGQTEAPSEEAPVYHHFVAFIQKNGVLYELDGRKAGPITHGPTSPETLLEDAARVCKEYMARDPEEMYFTVVALTNNNSESF